A genomic window from Hippocampus zosterae strain Florida chromosome 13, ASM2543408v3, whole genome shotgun sequence includes:
- the grk4 gene encoding G protein-coupled receptor kinase 4 isoform X3, with the protein MDSFTLSVEAMYQLAPDEKRRDCGLNVLDTYFNNGSAAHLPGIPQDVVAGCRERLEQSPCKELFNDCTKIVRDYLSGAPFSSYQESMYFSRFLQWKWLERQPVTKNTFRHYRVLGKGGFGEVCACQVRATGKMYACKKLEKKRVKKRKGEAMALNEKRILEKVNSSFVVSLAYAYETKDALCLVLTIMNGGDLKFHIYNMGNSGFDEQRAIFYAAEICCGLEDLHRERIVYRDLKPENILLDDRGHIRISDLGLAVQIPEGETIRGRVGTVGYMAPEVIQNESYTVSPDWWGLGCLIFEMIQGQSPFRKRKERVKREEVDRRVREDPEEYSDKFSEEAKDICRQLLAKDPKNRLGCQGRGAIEVKQHSIFRNINFKRLEANILEPPFSPDPRAVYCKDVLDIEQFSTVKGVNLDPTDDDFYHKFVTGSVSIPWQNEMIEMECFKEINVYETDGTLCPDLDMNRPNPPPKRGFFYRLFRREVCFKGGYSDDEFEEPSRL; encoded by the exons ATGGATTCCTTCACCCTATCTGTCGAG GCCATGTATCAGCTAGCTCCCGATGAGAAGCGGAGGGACTGCGGATTGAATGTTTTAGACACTTACTTCAATAATGGG TCGGCAGCCCATCTGCCAGGCATACCCCAAGACGTGGTTGCTGGCTGCCGGGAGCGACTTGAACAGAGTCCTTGTAAGGAGCTCTTCAATGACTGCACCAA AATAGTTCGTGATTATCTAAGTGGCGCACCATTTTCCTCCTACCAGGAGTCTATGTACTTCTCTCGCTTCCTGCAGTGGAAATGGTTGGAGAG GCAACCAGTAACCAAAAATACCTTCAGACATTACAGAGTACTAGGAAAAGGTGGATTTGGTGAG GTTTGTGCCTGCCAAGTACGTGCCACCGGTAAGATGTACGCCTGTAAAAAGCTGGAAAAGAAAcgagtgaagaaaagaaaaggtgaaGCAATGGCACTAAACGAAAAACGAATTTTAGAAAAAGTTaacagtagttttgta GTTAGTTTAGCATATGCCTATGAGACCAAGGATGCCCTGTGCCTGGTGTTGACGATAATGAATGGTGGTGACTTAAAATTCCACATCTACAACATGGGCAATTCTGGCTTTGATGAGCAGAGAGCCATCTTTTACGCTGCTGAGATCTGCTGTGGCCTTGAGGACCTGCACCGTGAGAGAATAGTCTACAG GGATTTAAAACCTGAAAACATCCTTTTGGATGATCGTG GGCACATCCGCATTTCAGACTTGGGTCTTGCTGTGCAAATTCCTGAAGGAGAGACGATAAGAGGAAGAGTAGGCACTGTTGGATACATGG CTCCCGAGGTAATCCAGAATGAGAGTTACACCGTTAGTCCAGACTGGTGGGGCCTAGGCTGTCTTATCTTTGAGATGATTCAAGGCCAGTCACCCTTTCGCAAGCGCAAGGAACGTGTCAAGCGGGAGGAGGTGGACAGACGAGTGCGTGAGGATCCGGAGGAGTACTCGGATAAATTCTCTGAAGAAGCAAAAGATATCTGCCGCCAG CTCCTGGCTAAAGATCCTAAAAATCGTCTCGGTTGTCAGGGTCGCGGCGCCATAGAGGTCAAGCAGCACTCGATCTTCAGGAACATCAACTTCAAACGATTGGAGGCGAACATACTAGAACCTCCTTTCAGCCCAGAT CCTCGGGCTGTGTACTGCAAAGATGTCCTTGATATCGAGCAGTTCTCCACTGTCAAAGGTGTGAACCTTGACCCCACCGATGACGACTTCTACCACAAGTTTGTCACAGGAAGTGTCTCCATCCCGTGGCAGAATGAG ATGATTGAAATGGAGTGCTTCAAAGAAATCAATGTCTATGAGACTGATGGGACATTATGTCCAGACCTGGACATGAACCGGCCGAACCCTCCACCAAAGAGAGGCTTCTTCTACCGCCTGTTTAGAAGAGAG gtCTGTTTTAAGGGTGGTTACAGTGACGATGAGTTTGAGGAGCCCTCGCGACTTTAA
- the grk4 gene encoding G protein-coupled receptor kinase 4 isoform X2: MEIENIVANTVLLKAREGGGGKRNGRSKKWKEMLKLPHISQCEELRRIIERDYTSLCEKQPIGRLLFRQYCDTRPELKRCIEFMDAVAMYQLAPDEKRRDCGLNVLDTYFNNGSAAHLPGIPQDVVAGCRERLEQSPCKELFNDCTKIVRDYLSGAPFSSYQESMYFSRFLQWKWLERQPVTKNTFRHYRVLGKGGFGEVCACQVRATGKMYACKKLEKKRVKKRKGEAMALNEKRILEKVNSSFVVSLAYAYETKDALCLVLTIMNGGDLKFHIYNMGNSGFDEQRAIFYAAEICCGLEDLHRERIVYRDLKPENILLDDRGHIRISDLGLAVQIPEGETIRGRVGTVGYMAPEVIQNESYTVSPDWWGLGCLIFEMIQGQSPFRKRKERVKREEVDRRVREDPEEYSDKFSEEAKDICRQLLAKDPKNRLGCQGRGAIEVKQHSIFRNINFKRLEANILEPPFSPDPRAVYCKDVLDIEQFSTVKGVNLDPTDDDFYHKFVTGSVSIPWQNEMIEMECFKEINVYETDGTLCPDLDMNRPNPPPKRGFFYRLFRREASASASATLRGGGG; encoded by the exons AAAGGGACTATACCAGTCTATGTGAGAAACAGCCCATTGGTCGGCTTCTATTTCGTCAGTACTGTGACACCAGGCCAGAGCTGAAGCGCTGCATCGAATTCATGGATGCTGTG GCCATGTATCAGCTAGCTCCCGATGAGAAGCGGAGGGACTGCGGATTGAATGTTTTAGACACTTACTTCAATAATGGG TCGGCAGCCCATCTGCCAGGCATACCCCAAGACGTGGTTGCTGGCTGCCGGGAGCGACTTGAACAGAGTCCTTGTAAGGAGCTCTTCAATGACTGCACCAA AATAGTTCGTGATTATCTAAGTGGCGCACCATTTTCCTCCTACCAGGAGTCTATGTACTTCTCTCGCTTCCTGCAGTGGAAATGGTTGGAGAG GCAACCAGTAACCAAAAATACCTTCAGACATTACAGAGTACTAGGAAAAGGTGGATTTGGTGAG GTTTGTGCCTGCCAAGTACGTGCCACCGGTAAGATGTACGCCTGTAAAAAGCTGGAAAAGAAAcgagtgaagaaaagaaaaggtgaaGCAATGGCACTAAACGAAAAACGAATTTTAGAAAAAGTTaacagtagttttgta GTTAGTTTAGCATATGCCTATGAGACCAAGGATGCCCTGTGCCTGGTGTTGACGATAATGAATGGTGGTGACTTAAAATTCCACATCTACAACATGGGCAATTCTGGCTTTGATGAGCAGAGAGCCATCTTTTACGCTGCTGAGATCTGCTGTGGCCTTGAGGACCTGCACCGTGAGAGAATAGTCTACAG GGATTTAAAACCTGAAAACATCCTTTTGGATGATCGTG GGCACATCCGCATTTCAGACTTGGGTCTTGCTGTGCAAATTCCTGAAGGAGAGACGATAAGAGGAAGAGTAGGCACTGTTGGATACATGG CTCCCGAGGTAATCCAGAATGAGAGTTACACCGTTAGTCCAGACTGGTGGGGCCTAGGCTGTCTTATCTTTGAGATGATTCAAGGCCAGTCACCCTTTCGCAAGCGCAAGGAACGTGTCAAGCGGGAGGAGGTGGACAGACGAGTGCGTGAGGATCCGGAGGAGTACTCGGATAAATTCTCTGAAGAAGCAAAAGATATCTGCCGCCAG CTCCTGGCTAAAGATCCTAAAAATCGTCTCGGTTGTCAGGGTCGCGGCGCCATAGAGGTCAAGCAGCACTCGATCTTCAGGAACATCAACTTCAAACGATTGGAGGCGAACATACTAGAACCTCCTTTCAGCCCAGAT CCTCGGGCTGTGTACTGCAAAGATGTCCTTGATATCGAGCAGTTCTCCACTGTCAAAGGTGTGAACCTTGACCCCACCGATGACGACTTCTACCACAAGTTTGTCACAGGAAGTGTCTCCATCCCGTGGCAGAATGAG ATGATTGAAATGGAGTGCTTCAAAGAAATCAATGTCTATGAGACTGATGGGACATTATGTCCAGACCTGGACATGAACCGGCCGAACCCTCCACCAAAGAGAGGCTTCTTCTACCGCCTGTTTAGAAGAGAGGCAAGTGCTAGCGCTTCGGCAACTCtccgagggggtgggggctaa
- the grk4 gene encoding G protein-coupled receptor kinase 4 isoform X1, producing the protein MEIENIVANTVLLKAREGGGGKRNGRSKKWKEMLKLPHISQCEELRRIIERDYTSLCEKQPIGRLLFRQYCDTRPELKRCIEFMDAVAMYQLAPDEKRRDCGLNVLDTYFNNGSAAHLPGIPQDVVAGCRERLEQSPCKELFNDCTKIVRDYLSGAPFSSYQESMYFSRFLQWKWLERQPVTKNTFRHYRVLGKGGFGEVCACQVRATGKMYACKKLEKKRVKKRKGEAMALNEKRILEKVNSSFVVSLAYAYETKDALCLVLTIMNGGDLKFHIYNMGNSGFDEQRAIFYAAEICCGLEDLHRERIVYRDLKPENILLDDRGHIRISDLGLAVQIPEGETIRGRVGTVGYMAPEVIQNESYTVSPDWWGLGCLIFEMIQGQSPFRKRKERVKREEVDRRVREDPEEYSDKFSEEAKDICRQLLAKDPKNRLGCQGRGAIEVKQHSIFRNINFKRLEANILEPPFSPDPRAVYCKDVLDIEQFSTVKGVNLDPTDDDFYHKFVTGSVSIPWQNEMIEMECFKEINVYETDGTLCPDLDMNRPNPPPKRGFFYRLFRREVCFKGGYSDDEFEEPSRL; encoded by the exons AAAGGGACTATACCAGTCTATGTGAGAAACAGCCCATTGGTCGGCTTCTATTTCGTCAGTACTGTGACACCAGGCCAGAGCTGAAGCGCTGCATCGAATTCATGGATGCTGTG GCCATGTATCAGCTAGCTCCCGATGAGAAGCGGAGGGACTGCGGATTGAATGTTTTAGACACTTACTTCAATAATGGG TCGGCAGCCCATCTGCCAGGCATACCCCAAGACGTGGTTGCTGGCTGCCGGGAGCGACTTGAACAGAGTCCTTGTAAGGAGCTCTTCAATGACTGCACCAA AATAGTTCGTGATTATCTAAGTGGCGCACCATTTTCCTCCTACCAGGAGTCTATGTACTTCTCTCGCTTCCTGCAGTGGAAATGGTTGGAGAG GCAACCAGTAACCAAAAATACCTTCAGACATTACAGAGTACTAGGAAAAGGTGGATTTGGTGAG GTTTGTGCCTGCCAAGTACGTGCCACCGGTAAGATGTACGCCTGTAAAAAGCTGGAAAAGAAAcgagtgaagaaaagaaaaggtgaaGCAATGGCACTAAACGAAAAACGAATTTTAGAAAAAGTTaacagtagttttgta GTTAGTTTAGCATATGCCTATGAGACCAAGGATGCCCTGTGCCTGGTGTTGACGATAATGAATGGTGGTGACTTAAAATTCCACATCTACAACATGGGCAATTCTGGCTTTGATGAGCAGAGAGCCATCTTTTACGCTGCTGAGATCTGCTGTGGCCTTGAGGACCTGCACCGTGAGAGAATAGTCTACAG GGATTTAAAACCTGAAAACATCCTTTTGGATGATCGTG GGCACATCCGCATTTCAGACTTGGGTCTTGCTGTGCAAATTCCTGAAGGAGAGACGATAAGAGGAAGAGTAGGCACTGTTGGATACATGG CTCCCGAGGTAATCCAGAATGAGAGTTACACCGTTAGTCCAGACTGGTGGGGCCTAGGCTGTCTTATCTTTGAGATGATTCAAGGCCAGTCACCCTTTCGCAAGCGCAAGGAACGTGTCAAGCGGGAGGAGGTGGACAGACGAGTGCGTGAGGATCCGGAGGAGTACTCGGATAAATTCTCTGAAGAAGCAAAAGATATCTGCCGCCAG CTCCTGGCTAAAGATCCTAAAAATCGTCTCGGTTGTCAGGGTCGCGGCGCCATAGAGGTCAAGCAGCACTCGATCTTCAGGAACATCAACTTCAAACGATTGGAGGCGAACATACTAGAACCTCCTTTCAGCCCAGAT CCTCGGGCTGTGTACTGCAAAGATGTCCTTGATATCGAGCAGTTCTCCACTGTCAAAGGTGTGAACCTTGACCCCACCGATGACGACTTCTACCACAAGTTTGTCACAGGAAGTGTCTCCATCCCGTGGCAGAATGAG ATGATTGAAATGGAGTGCTTCAAAGAAATCAATGTCTATGAGACTGATGGGACATTATGTCCAGACCTGGACATGAACCGGCCGAACCCTCCACCAAAGAGAGGCTTCTTCTACCGCCTGTTTAGAAGAGAG gtCTGTTTTAAGGGTGGTTACAGTGACGATGAGTTTGAGGAGCCCTCGCGACTTTAA